In Oncorhynchus nerka isolate Pitt River linkage group LG21, Oner_Uvic_2.0, whole genome shotgun sequence, the genomic window acactaacacacattttTCTTCTTGCCCTTAAAGCAAACGTGTGCAGTATGTTTGGAAGAGTTTCGGACCAGAGATGAGCTAGCCGTGTGTCCGTGTTCACACGCATTTCACAAGAAGTGAGTTAACCGTCAGGCTCACCTTATAGTCAGAGCTTACAGAATGTCAACACGTCTGTGGTCATAATGACGTTCAAGAGGCAGCTGAAACTAACATGATCACAGCATAAATCCTTCTggttccatccctcccttccttgAAGTTAACATCCTTGTCAGATCATTGATTAGCTCATGGAAGAAAGGAATGAAGGACAGACAGAATAAATGAAGGATGCATCTCGATAATATTTGAACAGGTTATGCACTTTTTGAGGACATCTCAAGTCTATTTTGTGTGTCCCATCCAGGTGCCTGCTGAAGTGGCTGGAAATCCGTAGCGTGTGCCCCATGTGTAATAAACCCATCCTCAGGCTCCACCCAGAGCCCACACAGGGAACTGAGGGGCCCCAGGACCCAGAGGAGGTGTGAAGGACCCACAGGGGCCACCACGACCGCCATACGCACCTGTACACATTTACACAGAATTGATGGTCATTTTATGGACATCACACAGAGTCGATTGTATTCTTAAAGTGGC contains:
- the LOC115116760 gene encoding RING finger protein 122-like isoform X2; its protein translation is MDTTYHLPLNVYVIVLGIGLFVFMLSLIFCCYLFRLKQQGTREQFSYNEVVLKGAGKKLSLLGQTCAVCLEEFRTRDELAVCPCSHAFHKKCLLKWLEIRSVCPMCNKPILRLHPEPTQGTEGPQDPEEV